The Rhopalosiphum maidis isolate BTI-1 chromosome 1, ASM367621v3, whole genome shotgun sequence genome has a segment encoding these proteins:
- the LOC113560575 gene encoding deoxynucleoside kinase-like: MNTLCLCCRSRGLSTTSTTSLLRCAPPLSRHRIHSLNTSRRFPGRLQYNVNDITAEFISKTRSDMAVNEYCNRPYTVFVEGNVGSGKTTFLEQFAECPNVYLVKEPVHKWQDVQGHNFLGLMYKDPKRWSFAFQSIVQRTMLELHQARPKYPGQNIKIMERSIYSARNIFVENLYKDNLMAAPEYSVLDAWYKWLIGNVEIESDLIIYLRTDPEVAYQRIKTRNRFEEKDVSFEYIEHLHNLHDKWLNVHNTDVPKNIPVVIVDANQSMDSVRKQFKGIRDLITKNASALTESKTSPTISEIGKNIKDIQHISSNCKLIPDSTIVPAQRV; the protein is encoded by the exons ATGAATACGTTGTGTTTGTGTTGCCGCTCCCGCGGCCTGTCGACAACGTCTACGACGTCATTGCTCCGTTGCGCCCCGCCGCTTTCGCGCCATCGTATTCATTCGTTAAACACGTCTCGCCGTTTTCCCGGTCGACTACAGTACAACGTCAACGATATTACAGCGGAGTTTATTTCCAAGACCCGATCAGACATGGCCGTCAACGAATACTGTAACCGGCCGTACACGGTGTTTGTCGAGGGAAACGTGGGTAGCGGGAAGACTACATTTTTAGAACAATTCGCCGAGTGCCCGAACGTGTACCTCGTCAAGGAACCTGTGCATAAGTGGCAGGACGTGCAAGGACACAACTTTTTG GGCCTGATGTACAAAGACCCGAAGCGGTGGAGCTTCGCGTTCCAATCCATTGTGCAGAGGACCATGTTAGAACTGCACCAAGCTAGGCCCAAATACCCTGGTCAAAACATCAAGATAATGGAACGGTCCATATATAGCGCCCG aaatatatttgttgaaaaCTTATACAAAGACAACCTTATGGCAGCTCCTGAATATTCTGTGCTAGATGCATGGTATAAGTGGCTAATAGGAAATGTTGAAATTGAATCTGACCTCATAA tttatttgagGACTGATCCTGAAGTAGCTTACCAAAGAATTAAAACTAGGAATAGATTTGAAGAAAAAGATGTTTCATTTGAATACATAGAACATTTACACAATTTGCATGACAAATGgttaaatgttcataatactGACGTACCAAAGAATATACCT gTAGTGATTGTTGATGCTAATCAAAGTATGGATTCAGTTAGGAAACAATTTAAAGGTATTAGAGacctaataactaaaaatgctTCAGCACTTACAGAGTCAAAAACAAGTCCTACAATATCTgaaattggtaaaaatataaaagacatTCAACACATCTCATCTAATTGTAAATTGATACCAGACTCGACCATCGTTCCAGCTCAAAGAGTCTAA
- the LOC113560574 gene encoding cytoplasmic tRNA 2-thiolation protein 2 isoform X4, producing the protein MCSVNEEGADAFEIFNNIEPLEFKCRKCLLEDGNVVLQKKYVYCKSCFVPMVTHKFRATLGKSKLVNRGERVLVCVSGSQSSVSLLHMVWTGLQQSTYKRLTFDPVVLYIDESVLHNYPQDQDNKIKELFEKYGFTYHIVKFAAAVYSDNCLSEETYDDQYNDKLKNIFNNLSDLTLKEDMLIKLRKYAITKLAGLLNCTRIMTAENEHKLSIRLLSNVALGRGSQISLDIGLAVNNKNGDKTSLVTIRPMRNLSAKEISYYALFNNLDDFMHSNFLTATNEDESIQKTTERFINDLQVDFPSTVSTIFRTGEKISEKTSAIAYCLLCQGIMDINMSPSSAMEATKYSKYVSLMGIKALELSLKDVKSEEKKNCNDCKCKKQDLKEEIIESLCYACTHIIQNLESLDDLPREILNKEKERLQFKRMEDQIKDFLL; encoded by the exons ATGTGTAGCGTTAATGAAGAAGGTGCTGATGCgttcgaaatatttaataatattgaacc attagaatttaaatgtcGTAAATGTTTACTCGAAGACGGAAATgttgttttacaaaaaaaatatgtatattgcaa GTCATGTTTTGTGCCAATGGTTACTCATAAGTTCCGTGCTACCCTTGGTAAATCAAAATTAGTTAACAGAGGTGAACGTGTTCTAGTATGTGTAAGTGGCTCCCAATCATCAGTATCTTTACTGCACATGGTATGGACAGGATTACAGCAATCCACGTATAAGAGATTAACATTTGATcctgtagtattatatattgatg AAAGTGTTTTACACAATTATCCCCAAGATcaagataataaaatcaaagaactttttgaaaaatacggtTTTACTTACCACATAGTAAAGTTTGCAGCAGCCGTTTATTCAGATAATTGTTTGAGTGAAGAAACATATGATGACCAATAtaacgataaattaaaaaatatttttaataatttatctgacCTTACATTAAAAGAagatatgttaataaaacttCG caaATATGCAATAACAAAATTAGCTGGACTGTTAAATTGTACCCGAATAATGACTGCAGAAAATGaacataaattatctattcGATTGCTTTCAAATGTGGCTCTAGGACGTGGATCTCAAATATCTTTGgacata gggCTTGcagttaacaataaaaatggtgATAAAACATCTTTAGTTACAATAAGACCAATGCGGAATCTGTCTGCTAaagaaatttcatattatgctttgtttaataatttagatgaTTTTATGCATTCAAATTTCTTAACAgct ACTAATGAAGATGAATCGATACAAAAAACTACAGaacgttttataaatgatttacaaGTCGATTTTCCTTCTACTGTGTCCACAATATTTAGAACTGGAGaaaaaatatctgaaaaaACATCAGCTATagcttattgtttattatgtcaa GGCATTATGGACATCAACATGTCACCTTCTTCAGCTATGGAAGCAAcaaagtattcaaaatatgtttcgCTAATGGGAATTAAAGCATTAGAACTTAGTTTAAAGGACGTTAAAAgtgaagagaaaaaaaattgtaatgattGCAAATGTAAAAAACAGGATTTAAAAGAAGAAATTATTGAAAGCTTATGTTATGCTTGCACACatataattcaaaactta GAATCTCTGGATGATTTACCTAgagaaatactaaataaagaaaaagaaaGATTGCAATTTAAAAGAATGGAAGAtcaaattaaagattttttactgtga
- the LOC113560574 gene encoding cytoplasmic tRNA 2-thiolation protein 2 isoform X3 has protein sequence MCSVNEEGADAFEIFNNIEPLEFKCRKCLLEDGNVVLQKKYVYCKSCFVPMVTHKFRATLGKSKLVNRGERVLVCVSGSQSSVSLLHMVWTGLQQSTYKRLTFDPVVLYIDESVLHNYPQDQDNKIKELFEKYGFTYHIVKFAAAVYSDNCLSEETYDDQYNDKLKNIFNNLSDLTLKEDMLIKLRKYAITKLAGLLNCTRIMTAENEHKLSIRLLSNVALGRGSQISLDIGLAVNNKNGDKTSLVTIRPMRNLSAKEISYYALFNNLDDFMHSNFLTATNEDESIQKTTERFINDLQVDFPSTVSTIFRTGEKISEKTSAIAYCLLCQGIMDINMSPSSAMEATKYSKYVSLMGIKALELSLKDVKSEEKKNCNDCKCKKQDLKEEIIESLCYACTHIIQNLYDSSRQVLNMEWGIKENRVAVIALFKCNKTPLEIFNLLKLLKITKKFVYRTIKRFNEFNTIDDKPRSGRPREIRTNAAVKAVAQRIRRNPLRKQKIMAREMKIPPRTMSRIIKEDLGLGAYRRSTGQRLTDALRQIRTTRAKKLLKRYAKNGHRQILFTDEKIFTVEEKFNRQNDRVYAHNSREAAENIQRVERGHHPASVMVWWGVSYEGVTQLHFCEQGVKTRKNWTFQQDSAPAHKAKTTQRWLEVNLPEFIAAQDWPSGSPDLNPLDYRLWNILEEKACSKPHRNIESLKADLVKSAASIPLEVVRAVIDEWPDRLKKCINANGGHFE, from the exons ATGTGTAGCGTTAATGAAGAAGGTGCTGATGCgttcgaaatatttaataatattgaacc attagaatttaaatgtcGTAAATGTTTACTCGAAGACGGAAATgttgttttacaaaaaaaatatgtatattgcaa GTCATGTTTTGTGCCAATGGTTACTCATAAGTTCCGTGCTACCCTTGGTAAATCAAAATTAGTTAACAGAGGTGAACGTGTTCTAGTATGTGTAAGTGGCTCCCAATCATCAGTATCTTTACTGCACATGGTATGGACAGGATTACAGCAATCCACGTATAAGAGATTAACATTTGATcctgtagtattatatattgatg AAAGTGTTTTACACAATTATCCCCAAGATcaagataataaaatcaaagaactttttgaaaaatacggtTTTACTTACCACATAGTAAAGTTTGCAGCAGCCGTTTATTCAGATAATTGTTTGAGTGAAGAAACATATGATGACCAATAtaacgataaattaaaaaatatttttaataatttatctgacCTTACATTAAAAGAagatatgttaataaaacttCG caaATATGCAATAACAAAATTAGCTGGACTGTTAAATTGTACCCGAATAATGACTGCAGAAAATGaacataaattatctattcGATTGCTTTCAAATGTGGCTCTAGGACGTGGATCTCAAATATCTTTGgacata gggCTTGcagttaacaataaaaatggtgATAAAACATCTTTAGTTACAATAAGACCAATGCGGAATCTGTCTGCTAaagaaatttcatattatgctttgtttaataatttagatgaTTTTATGCATTCAAATTTCTTAACAgct ACTAATGAAGATGAATCGATACAAAAAACTACAGaacgttttataaatgatttacaaGTCGATTTTCCTTCTACTGTGTCCACAATATTTAGAACTGGAGaaaaaatatctgaaaaaACATCAGCTATagcttattgtttattatgtcaa GGCATTATGGACATCAACATGTCACCTTCTTCAGCTATGGAAGCAAcaaagtattcaaaatatgtttcgCTAATGGGAATTAAAGCATTAGAACTTAGTTTAAAGGACGTTAAAAgtgaagagaaaaaaaattgtaatgattGCAAATGTAAAAAACAGGATTTAAAAGAAGAAATTATTGAAAGCTTATGTTATGCTTGCACACatataattcaaaactta TACGATAGTTCACGTCAAGTATTAAACATGGAATGGGGTATTAAAGAAAATCGTGTTGCTGTTATTGCTTTATTTAAGTGTAATAAAACACCATTAGAGATTTTCAACTTGTTGAAACTGttgaaaataacgaaaaaatttgtttatcggACCATAAAACGGTTCAACGAGTTCAACACTATAGATGACAAGCCAAGAAGTGGACGTCCACGTGAAATAAGAACAAATGCAGCAGTCAAAGCTGTCGCACAGAGGATTCGTAGAAATCCACTTCGCAAGCAAAAAATCATGGCTAGAGAAATGAAAATTCCACCAAGAACCATGTCACGAATAATTAAAGAAGACCTTGGTCTTGGTGCTTATCGAAGAAGCACCGGTCAGCGGTTGACCGACGCTTTACGTCAAATTAGAACGACAAGAGCGAAGAAGTTACTTAAGCGGTACGCAAAAAATGGCCACAGACAGATACTGTTTACAGatgaaaaaatttttactGTAGAAGAAAAATTTAACCGTCAAAATGATAGAGTTTATGCTCACAACTCTCGGGAAGCTGctgaaaatattcaaagagTAGAAAGAGGACATCATCCAGCCTCAGTGATGGTTTGGTGGGGAGTGTCATATGAGGGTGTTACTCAACTGCATTTCTGTGAGCAGGGAGTCAAAACAC GAAAGAACTGGACCTTTCAGCAGGATTCAGCGCCTGCACATAAAGCAAAAACCACACAACGCTGGTTAGAGGTCAATTTACCTGAATTTATCGCCGCTCAAGATTGGCCCTCGGGAAGTCCAGACCTCAATCCTTTGGACTACAGACTGTGGAATATTTTAGAGGAGAAGGCCTGCTCTAAGCCCCATCGAAATATCGAATCATTAAAAGCCGATTTGGTAAAATCAGCTGCCTCAATACCGTTAGAAGTGGTGCGTGCTGTCATAGACGAGTGGCCAGATCGTTTGAAGAAgtgtataaatgcaaatggTGGACATTttgaatag
- the LOC113560574 gene encoding cytoplasmic tRNA 2-thiolation protein 2 isoform X2 — translation MKKVLMRSKYLIILNQFKCRKCLLEDGNVVLQKKYVYCKSCFVPMVTHKFRATLGKSKLVNRGERVLVCVSGSQSSVSLLHMVWTGLQQSTYKRLTFDPVVLYIDESVLHNYPQDQDNKIKELFEKYGFTYHIVKFAAAVYSDNCLSEETYDDQYNDKLKNIFNNLSDLTLKEDMLIKLRKYAITKLAGLLNCTRIMTAENEHKLSIRLLSNVALGRGSQISLDIGLAVNNKNGDKTSLVTIRPMRNLSAKEISYYALFNNLDDFMHSNFLTATNEDESIQKTTERFINDLQVDFPSTVSTIFRTGEKISEKTSAIAYCLLCQGIMDINMSPSSAMEATKYSKYVSLMGIKALELSLKDVKSEEKKNCNDCKCKKQDLKEEIIESLCYACTHIIQNLYDSSRQVLNMEWGIKENRVAVIALFKCNKTPLEIFNLLKLLKITKKFVYRTIKRFNEFNTIDDKPRSGRPREIRTNAAVKAVAQRIRRNPLRKQKIMAREMKIPPRTMSRIIKEDLGLGAYRRSTGQRLTDALRQIRTTRAKKLLKRYAKNGHRQILFTDEKIFTVEEKFNRQNDRVYAHNSREAAENIQRVERGHHPASVMVWWGVSYEGVTQLHFCEQGVKTRAVNYQNDILEKVVKPLSDTLFVGKNWTFQQDSAPAHKAKTTQRWLEVNLPEFIAAQDWPSGSPDLNPLDYRLWNILEEKACSKPHRNIESLKADLVKSAASIPLEVVRAVIDEWPDRLKKCINANGGHFE, via the exons ATGAAGAAGGTGCTGATGCgttcgaaatatttaataatattgaacc aatttaaatgtcGTAAATGTTTACTCGAAGACGGAAATgttgttttacaaaaaaaatatgtatattgcaa GTCATGTTTTGTGCCAATGGTTACTCATAAGTTCCGTGCTACCCTTGGTAAATCAAAATTAGTTAACAGAGGTGAACGTGTTCTAGTATGTGTAAGTGGCTCCCAATCATCAGTATCTTTACTGCACATGGTATGGACAGGATTACAGCAATCCACGTATAAGAGATTAACATTTGATcctgtagtattatatattgatg AAAGTGTTTTACACAATTATCCCCAAGATcaagataataaaatcaaagaactttttgaaaaatacggtTTTACTTACCACATAGTAAAGTTTGCAGCAGCCGTTTATTCAGATAATTGTTTGAGTGAAGAAACATATGATGACCAATAtaacgataaattaaaaaatatttttaataatttatctgacCTTACATTAAAAGAagatatgttaataaaacttCG caaATATGCAATAACAAAATTAGCTGGACTGTTAAATTGTACCCGAATAATGACTGCAGAAAATGaacataaattatctattcGATTGCTTTCAAATGTGGCTCTAGGACGTGGATCTCAAATATCTTTGgacata gggCTTGcagttaacaataaaaatggtgATAAAACATCTTTAGTTACAATAAGACCAATGCGGAATCTGTCTGCTAaagaaatttcatattatgctttgtttaataatttagatgaTTTTATGCATTCAAATTTCTTAACAgct ACTAATGAAGATGAATCGATACAAAAAACTACAGaacgttttataaatgatttacaaGTCGATTTTCCTTCTACTGTGTCCACAATATTTAGAACTGGAGaaaaaatatctgaaaaaACATCAGCTATagcttattgtttattatgtcaa GGCATTATGGACATCAACATGTCACCTTCTTCAGCTATGGAAGCAAcaaagtattcaaaatatgtttcgCTAATGGGAATTAAAGCATTAGAACTTAGTTTAAAGGACGTTAAAAgtgaagagaaaaaaaattgtaatgattGCAAATGTAAAAAACAGGATTTAAAAGAAGAAATTATTGAAAGCTTATGTTATGCTTGCACACatataattcaaaactta TACGATAGTTCACGTCAAGTATTAAACATGGAATGGGGTATTAAAGAAAATCGTGTTGCTGTTATTGCTTTATTTAAGTGTAATAAAACACCATTAGAGATTTTCAACTTGTTGAAACTGttgaaaataacgaaaaaatttgtttatcggACCATAAAACGGTTCAACGAGTTCAACACTATAGATGACAAGCCAAGAAGTGGACGTCCACGTGAAATAAGAACAAATGCAGCAGTCAAAGCTGTCGCACAGAGGATTCGTAGAAATCCACTTCGCAAGCAAAAAATCATGGCTAGAGAAATGAAAATTCCACCAAGAACCATGTCACGAATAATTAAAGAAGACCTTGGTCTTGGTGCTTATCGAAGAAGCACCGGTCAGCGGTTGACCGACGCTTTACGTCAAATTAGAACGACAAGAGCGAAGAAGTTACTTAAGCGGTACGCAAAAAATGGCCACAGACAGATACTGTTTACAGatgaaaaaatttttactGTAGAAGAAAAATTTAACCGTCAAAATGATAGAGTTTATGCTCACAACTCTCGGGAAGCTGctgaaaatattcaaagagTAGAAAGAGGACATCATCCAGCCTCAGTGATGGTTTGGTGGGGAGTGTCATATGAGGGTGTTACTCAACTGCATTTCTGTGAGCAGGGAGTCAAAACACGTGCGGTTAACTACCAAAACGATATTTTAGAAAAGGTAGTGAAGCCTTTAAGTGATACTTTGTTTGTAGGAAAGAACTGGACCTTTCAGCAGGATTCAGCGCCTGCACATAAAGCAAAAACCACACAACGCTGGTTAGAGGTCAATTTACCTGAATTTATCGCCGCTCAAGATTGGCCCTCGGGAAGTCCAGACCTCAATCCTTTGGACTACAGACTGTGGAATATTTTAGAGGAGAAGGCCTGCTCTAAGCCCCATCGAAATATCGAATCATTAAAAGCCGATTTGGTAAAATCAGCTGCCTCAATACCGTTAGAAGTGGTGCGTGCTGTCATAGACGAGTGGCCAGATCGTTTGAAGAAgtgtataaatgcaaatggTGGACATTttgaatag
- the LOC113560574 gene encoding cytoplasmic tRNA 2-thiolation protein 2 isoform X1: MCSVNEEGADAFEIFNNIEPLEFKCRKCLLEDGNVVLQKKYVYCKSCFVPMVTHKFRATLGKSKLVNRGERVLVCVSGSQSSVSLLHMVWTGLQQSTYKRLTFDPVVLYIDESVLHNYPQDQDNKIKELFEKYGFTYHIVKFAAAVYSDNCLSEETYDDQYNDKLKNIFNNLSDLTLKEDMLIKLRKYAITKLAGLLNCTRIMTAENEHKLSIRLLSNVALGRGSQISLDIGLAVNNKNGDKTSLVTIRPMRNLSAKEISYYALFNNLDDFMHSNFLTATNEDESIQKTTERFINDLQVDFPSTVSTIFRTGEKISEKTSAIAYCLLCQGIMDINMSPSSAMEATKYSKYVSLMGIKALELSLKDVKSEEKKNCNDCKCKKQDLKEEIIESLCYACTHIIQNLYDSSRQVLNMEWGIKENRVAVIALFKCNKTPLEIFNLLKLLKITKKFVYRTIKRFNEFNTIDDKPRSGRPREIRTNAAVKAVAQRIRRNPLRKQKIMAREMKIPPRTMSRIIKEDLGLGAYRRSTGQRLTDALRQIRTTRAKKLLKRYAKNGHRQILFTDEKIFTVEEKFNRQNDRVYAHNSREAAENIQRVERGHHPASVMVWWGVSYEGVTQLHFCEQGVKTRAVNYQNDILEKVVKPLSDTLFVGKNWTFQQDSAPAHKAKTTQRWLEVNLPEFIAAQDWPSGSPDLNPLDYRLWNILEEKACSKPHRNIESLKADLVKSAASIPLEVVRAVIDEWPDRLKKCINANGGHFE; this comes from the exons ATGTGTAGCGTTAATGAAGAAGGTGCTGATGCgttcgaaatatttaataatattgaacc attagaatttaaatgtcGTAAATGTTTACTCGAAGACGGAAATgttgttttacaaaaaaaatatgtatattgcaa GTCATGTTTTGTGCCAATGGTTACTCATAAGTTCCGTGCTACCCTTGGTAAATCAAAATTAGTTAACAGAGGTGAACGTGTTCTAGTATGTGTAAGTGGCTCCCAATCATCAGTATCTTTACTGCACATGGTATGGACAGGATTACAGCAATCCACGTATAAGAGATTAACATTTGATcctgtagtattatatattgatg AAAGTGTTTTACACAATTATCCCCAAGATcaagataataaaatcaaagaactttttgaaaaatacggtTTTACTTACCACATAGTAAAGTTTGCAGCAGCCGTTTATTCAGATAATTGTTTGAGTGAAGAAACATATGATGACCAATAtaacgataaattaaaaaatatttttaataatttatctgacCTTACATTAAAAGAagatatgttaataaaacttCG caaATATGCAATAACAAAATTAGCTGGACTGTTAAATTGTACCCGAATAATGACTGCAGAAAATGaacataaattatctattcGATTGCTTTCAAATGTGGCTCTAGGACGTGGATCTCAAATATCTTTGgacata gggCTTGcagttaacaataaaaatggtgATAAAACATCTTTAGTTACAATAAGACCAATGCGGAATCTGTCTGCTAaagaaatttcatattatgctttgtttaataatttagatgaTTTTATGCATTCAAATTTCTTAACAgct ACTAATGAAGATGAATCGATACAAAAAACTACAGaacgttttataaatgatttacaaGTCGATTTTCCTTCTACTGTGTCCACAATATTTAGAACTGGAGaaaaaatatctgaaaaaACATCAGCTATagcttattgtttattatgtcaa GGCATTATGGACATCAACATGTCACCTTCTTCAGCTATGGAAGCAAcaaagtattcaaaatatgtttcgCTAATGGGAATTAAAGCATTAGAACTTAGTTTAAAGGACGTTAAAAgtgaagagaaaaaaaattgtaatgattGCAAATGTAAAAAACAGGATTTAAAAGAAGAAATTATTGAAAGCTTATGTTATGCTTGCACACatataattcaaaactta TACGATAGTTCACGTCAAGTATTAAACATGGAATGGGGTATTAAAGAAAATCGTGTTGCTGTTATTGCTTTATTTAAGTGTAATAAAACACCATTAGAGATTTTCAACTTGTTGAAACTGttgaaaataacgaaaaaatttgtttatcggACCATAAAACGGTTCAACGAGTTCAACACTATAGATGACAAGCCAAGAAGTGGACGTCCACGTGAAATAAGAACAAATGCAGCAGTCAAAGCTGTCGCACAGAGGATTCGTAGAAATCCACTTCGCAAGCAAAAAATCATGGCTAGAGAAATGAAAATTCCACCAAGAACCATGTCACGAATAATTAAAGAAGACCTTGGTCTTGGTGCTTATCGAAGAAGCACCGGTCAGCGGTTGACCGACGCTTTACGTCAAATTAGAACGACAAGAGCGAAGAAGTTACTTAAGCGGTACGCAAAAAATGGCCACAGACAGATACTGTTTACAGatgaaaaaatttttactGTAGAAGAAAAATTTAACCGTCAAAATGATAGAGTTTATGCTCACAACTCTCGGGAAGCTGctgaaaatattcaaagagTAGAAAGAGGACATCATCCAGCCTCAGTGATGGTTTGGTGGGGAGTGTCATATGAGGGTGTTACTCAACTGCATTTCTGTGAGCAGGGAGTCAAAACACGTGCGGTTAACTACCAAAACGATATTTTAGAAAAGGTAGTGAAGCCTTTAAGTGATACTTTGTTTGTAGGAAAGAACTGGACCTTTCAGCAGGATTCAGCGCCTGCACATAAAGCAAAAACCACACAACGCTGGTTAGAGGTCAATTTACCTGAATTTATCGCCGCTCAAGATTGGCCCTCGGGAAGTCCAGACCTCAATCCTTTGGACTACAGACTGTGGAATATTTTAGAGGAGAAGGCCTGCTCTAAGCCCCATCGAAATATCGAATCATTAAAAGCCGATTTGGTAAAATCAGCTGCCTCAATACCGTTAGAAGTGGTGCGTGCTGTCATAGACGAGTGGCCAGATCGTTTGAAGAAgtgtataaatgcaaatggTGGACATTttgaatag